One part of the Mesorhizobium sp. M4B.F.Ca.ET.058.02.1.1 genome encodes these proteins:
- a CDS encoding TerC family protein has translation MQLIEFLAPHFAFVSDPTAWVALLTLVVLEVVLGIDNLIFISILTNKLPAGQRARARRLGISAALIMRLVLLATISIIVQLTTPVFTALGHGFSWRDLILIAGGLFLVWKATKEIHHTVDPEDHKDTMLGETLQISLAGAIFQILLLDLVFSIDSIITAVGMTDEIAIMYIAVIVAVSVMMLAAGPLADFIAKNPSIVMLALGFLLMIGMTLIADGMGYHVPKGYIYAAMGFSALVEGLNMLARRRKKARSGEGH, from the coding sequence ATGCAGCTCATCGAATTCCTGGCGCCGCACTTTGCCTTTGTCTCCGACCCGACCGCCTGGGTCGCGCTGCTGACGCTGGTGGTGCTGGAGGTCGTCCTCGGTATCGACAATCTGATCTTCATCTCGATCCTGACCAACAAATTGCCCGCAGGGCAAAGGGCCCGCGCGCGCCGGCTCGGCATCTCGGCGGCGCTGATCATGCGGCTGGTGCTGCTCGCCACCATCTCGATCATCGTCCAGCTGACGACGCCGGTGTTCACCGCCCTTGGCCACGGCTTCTCCTGGCGCGACCTGATCCTGATAGCCGGCGGCCTGTTCCTGGTATGGAAGGCGACCAAGGAAATCCACCACACGGTCGATCCCGAGGACCACAAGGACACGATGCTCGGCGAGACGCTGCAGATATCGCTCGCCGGCGCCATCTTCCAGATCCTTTTGCTCGACCTCGTGTTCTCGATCGATTCGATCATCACCGCCGTCGGCATGACCGACGAGATCGCCATCATGTACATCGCCGTCATCGTGGCGGTGAGCGTGATGATGCTGGCGGCCGGTCCGCTTGCCGATTTCATCGCCAAGAATCCCAGCATCGTCATGCTGGCGCTCGGCTTCCTGCTGATGATCGGCATGACGCTGATCGCCGACGGCATGGGCTACCATGTGCCCAAGGGCTACATCTACGCGGCGATGGGCTTTTCGGCGCTGGTCGAGGGGCTCAACATGCTGGCGCGGCGGCGCAAGAAGGCAAGGTCCGGCGAAGGGCATTGA
- a CDS encoding SRPBCC domain-containing protein → MSLGFRVSGRIGKPVAEVFDAVANPGKLSGYFTTLGGASAPLVAGTTVTWWKTVPVEVDEVVPNKRILLRWDGSGPGVVPAYKTTIEMNFEPLEDGGTFVTIAESGWREDEAGRKSSYGNCEGWSQMLACMKAYVEYGINLREGFYPSEMRGELPTSDSK, encoded by the coding sequence ATGTCTCTTGGATTCAGGGTTTCCGGTCGCATCGGCAAGCCGGTCGCCGAGGTCTTCGACGCAGTCGCCAATCCGGGCAAGCTGAGCGGCTATTTCACCACCCTTGGCGGCGCCAGCGCCCCACTGGTCGCCGGCACCACCGTGACCTGGTGGAAGACCGTGCCGGTGGAGGTCGATGAGGTGGTTCCCAACAAGCGCATTTTGCTGCGTTGGGATGGCAGCGGCCCCGGCGTAGTGCCGGCTTACAAGACCACGATCGAGATGAACTTCGAGCCGCTGGAGGACGGCGGCACCTTCGTCACCATCGCCGAAAGCGGATGGCGTGAGGATGAGGCCGGCCGCAAATCATCCTATGGCAATTGCGAGGGCTGGTCACAGATGCTCGCCTGCATGAAGGCCTATGTCGAGTACGGCATCAACCTGCGTGAAGGGTTCTACCCCAGCGAAATGCGTGGTGAGCTACCGACTTCGGACAGCAAATAA
- a CDS encoding helix-turn-helix domain-containing protein, whose protein sequence is MSSRSRDDNVFKALAHPRRRELLDRLKDAPLTTGMLCEAFPDMDRCTVMLHLKVLEEAELVVAKREGRERWNHLNALPIKQIHDRWISQYAGHALSIIGRLKSDLEH, encoded by the coding sequence ATGTCAAGCCGATCGCGAGACGACAATGTTTTCAAGGCGCTGGCGCATCCGCGCCGGCGGGAATTGCTGGATCGGCTGAAGGATGCGCCGCTCACCACAGGCATGCTGTGCGAGGCCTTCCCCGACATGGACCGGTGCACCGTCATGCTGCACCTCAAGGTGCTGGAGGAGGCCGAGCTCGTCGTGGCGAAGCGCGAGGGGCGCGAGCGTTGGAACCATCTCAACGCGCTGCCGATCAAGCAGATCCATGACCGCTGGATCAGCCAGTATGCCGGCCATGCGCTAAGCATCATCGGCCGGCTGAAGTCCGATCTGGAGCACTGA
- a CDS encoding YebC/PmpR family DNA-binding transcriptional regulator: MAGHSQFKNIMHRKGRQDAVRSKMFSKLAREITVAAKTGTPDPAMNPRLRLAVQNAKAVSMPKDNIQRAINKASAGDGENYEAVRYEGYGPGGVALIVEALTDNRNRSASNVRAAFTKAGGALGETGSVSFMWNRVGEIYYPASAGNADKVMEAAIEAGADDVESDEEGHTIYCAFENLGDVSKALEASLGEAESVKPIWQPQNNVPVDEERAQSLMKLVATLEDDDDVQSVYANFEVDDETMAKLSAA; encoded by the coding sequence ATGGCTGGCCATTCACAGTTCAAGAACATCATGCACCGCAAGGGCCGCCAGGACGCGGTGCGGTCGAAAATGTTTTCCAAGCTGGCGCGCGAAATCACCGTCGCCGCCAAGACCGGCACGCCGGACCCGGCGATGAACCCACGGCTGCGCCTTGCCGTGCAGAACGCCAAGGCCGTCTCGATGCCGAAGGACAACATCCAGCGCGCCATCAACAAGGCTTCGGCCGGCGACGGCGAAAACTACGAGGCCGTGCGCTATGAGGGCTACGGCCCGGGCGGCGTGGCGCTGATCGTCGAGGCGCTGACCGACAACCGCAACCGTTCGGCTTCGAACGTGCGCGCCGCCTTCACCAAGGCCGGCGGGGCGCTGGGCGAAACCGGCTCGGTGTCGTTCATGTGGAACCGCGTCGGCGAGATCTATTATCCGGCATCGGCCGGCAACGCCGACAAGGTCATGGAAGCGGCGATCGAAGCCGGCGCGGACGACGTCGAATCGGACGAGGAAGGCCACACCATCTACTGCGCCTTCGAGAATCTCGGCGACGTGTCGAAGGCGCTGGAAGCCTCGCTCGGCGAGGCGGAATCGGTGAAGCCGATCTGGCAGCCGCAGAACAACGTTCCGGTCGACGAGGAACGCGCGCAGTCGCTGATGAAGCTGGTCGCCACGCTCGAGGACGACGACGACGTGCAGAGCGTCTACGCCAATTTCGAGGTCGACGACGAGACCATGGCCAAGCTCAGCGCGGCCTAA
- a CDS encoding SelT/SelW/SelH family protein: MSDKPLPTVRITYCTQCQWLLRAGWMAQELLSTFGTDLGEVTLVPGTGGIFSISCNDTLVWERKRDGGFPDAAKLKQLVRDVIDPERDLGHADRKGDKKDPA, translated from the coding sequence ATGAGCGACAAGCCGCTGCCTACCGTCCGCATCACCTATTGCACGCAGTGCCAGTGGCTGCTCAGAGCCGGCTGGATGGCGCAGGAGCTGCTCTCGACCTTCGGCACCGATCTCGGCGAGGTGACGCTGGTGCCGGGCACCGGCGGCATCTTCAGCATTTCCTGCAATGACACGCTTGTCTGGGAGCGCAAGCGCGACGGCGGCTTTCCGGACGCCGCGAAGCTCAAGCAACTGGTCCGCGACGTCATCGACCCGGAGCGCGATCTCGGCCATGCGGATCGCAAAGGTGATAAAAAAGACCCGGCCTGA
- a CDS encoding DUF1772 domain-containing protein — MMKLLPTLTFIAAIGSGVVGGVFFAFSNFVMAALARLPVPSGIAAMNSINVTVITPTFMTALFGTGLICLGLIAAALLGWTQSGTYWLLAGAVIYFVGNPIVTMVFNVPLNDALAAVDPASANGAAVWANHLSQWVMWNHVRTITAIVSMACFILSML; from the coding sequence ATGATGAAACTTCTTCCCACCCTCACCTTCATTGCCGCGATCGGCTCCGGCGTCGTCGGTGGCGTTTTCTTCGCCTTTTCCAATTTCGTCATGGCGGCGCTTGCCCGGCTGCCCGTCCCAAGCGGCATCGCGGCGATGAATTCGATCAACGTCACGGTGATCACCCCGACGTTCATGACGGCCCTGTTCGGCACCGGCCTCATCTGCCTGGGGCTGATTGCCGCCGCGCTGTTGGGCTGGACCCAGTCGGGCACGTATTGGCTGCTTGCCGGCGCCGTGATCTATTTCGTCGGCAACCCGATCGTGACCATGGTCTTCAACGTGCCGCTCAACGACGCGCTCGCCGCCGTCGACCCGGCGAGCGCCAACGGCGCCGCCGTGTGGGCGAACCATCTGAGCCAATGGGTGATGTGGAATCACGTCCGCACCATCACGGCCATCGTGTCGATGGCCTGTTTCATCCTGTCGATGCTTTGA
- a CDS encoding NAD(P)H-binding protein: MTAKPILILGGTGKTGRRLAERLIARKIPVRIGSRAGTPPFDWLDKETWGRALDGVGAVYISYYPDIAVPGAAETVEAFARLAVERGVKRLVLLSGRGEPEAQRAEEMLKASGADWTILRCAWFSQNFSEGFLIESILEGEVALPVGNVGEPFVEVDDIADVAATVLTEPGHIGQLYELTGPRLLSFADAVAEIGKAAGRDIRYQQISHAEFTEAVAAHNLPPEFGWLLDELFTKVLDGRNETLADGVQRALGRQPKDFSAYATETAASGIWSN, encoded by the coding sequence ATGACTGCGAAACCTATTTTGATCCTGGGCGGCACCGGCAAGACCGGCCGGCGCCTGGCCGAACGGCTGATCGCCAGGAAAATTCCTGTGCGCATCGGCTCCCGCGCTGGCACGCCACCCTTCGACTGGCTGGACAAGGAAACATGGGGCCGTGCGCTCGACGGCGTCGGCGCCGTCTACATCAGCTACTATCCAGACATCGCCGTGCCGGGCGCCGCCGAAACCGTCGAGGCGTTTGCCCGGCTTGCCGTCGAACGCGGCGTCAAGCGCCTGGTGCTGCTCTCCGGTCGCGGCGAGCCTGAAGCCCAGCGCGCCGAGGAGATGTTGAAGGCCTCCGGCGCCGACTGGACCATCCTGCGCTGCGCCTGGTTCTCGCAGAATTTCAGCGAGGGCTTCCTGATCGAGTCTATCCTCGAGGGCGAGGTCGCCTTGCCGGTCGGCAATGTCGGTGAACCTTTCGTCGAAGTCGACGACATCGCCGACGTCGCCGCAACCGTCCTGACGGAGCCAGGTCATATCGGCCAGCTTTACGAGCTCACCGGCCCGCGCCTGTTGAGCTTCGCCGACGCCGTCGCCGAGATCGGCAAGGCCGCCGGCCGCGACATCCGTTACCAGCAGATCTCACATGCCGAATTCACCGAGGCTGTGGCGGCGCACAATTTGCCGCCGGAATTCGGCTGGCTGCTCGACGAGCTCTTCACGAAGGTGCTCGACGGCCGCAACGAGACGCTGGCCGACGGCGTGCAGCGCGCGCTCGGCCGCCAGCCGAAGGACTTTTCCGCTTATGCAACCGAAACCGCCGCCAGCGGCATCTGGAGCAATTGA
- a CDS encoding TetR/AcrR family transcriptional regulator: MEGRGAAPHQQDGSVASPRRSPSQQRSRERVERMLAAASALIAEQGSDAMRMGEVAERAGVSIGSLYQFFPDKRAIVWALAERYTAESQACIAAALKDVGDAEGLRRAFSELVDVYYRLFLAEPVMRDIWSGTQADKALHALELADSRANAEFLTAVLKRLRPNADPVALETTALLIWQMGEAAMRLAISVDRKEGDRLVAAYKRMALRELVDG, encoded by the coding sequence ATGGAAGGCAGAGGTGCCGCGCCGCATCAGCAGGATGGATCGGTGGCCTCGCCGCGCCGGTCCCCGAGCCAGCAGCGCAGCCGCGAGCGGGTCGAGCGCATGCTTGCCGCCGCCTCGGCGCTGATCGCGGAGCAGGGCAGCGACGCCATGCGCATGGGCGAGGTGGCGGAAAGGGCGGGCGTTTCGATCGGCTCGCTCTACCAGTTCTTCCCCGACAAGCGGGCGATCGTCTGGGCGCTGGCCGAGCGCTACACCGCCGAAAGCCAGGCCTGCATTGCCGCAGCGCTCAAGGATGTCGGCGACGCCGAGGGCTTGCGGCGAGCATTTTCGGAACTGGTGGACGTCTATTACCGTCTGTTCCTGGCTGAACCGGTGATGCGCGACATCTGGTCGGGCACGCAGGCCGACAAGGCACTGCACGCGCTGGAACTCGCCGACAGCCGCGCCAACGCGGAATTCCTGACAGCGGTGCTCAAGCGGCTGCGTCCGAATGCCGATCCGGTGGCGCTTGAGACGACAGCGCTGCTGATCTGGCAGATGGGTGAGGCCGCTATGCGGCTGGCGATCTCCGTTGACCGCAAGGAAGGCGACCGGCTGGTCGCGGCCTACAAGCGCATGGCGTTGCGAGAGCTGGTGGATGGGTAG
- the rpmE gene encoding 50S ribosomal protein L31, with product MKTDIHPDYHTIKVVMTDGTEYLTRSTWGKEGDTMNLDIDPTTHPAWTGGQQTLLDRGGRLSKFKKRFEGFGL from the coding sequence ATGAAGACCGATATCCATCCCGACTACCACACCATCAAGGTCGTCATGACCGACGGCACCGAATACCTGACCCGTTCGACCTGGGGCAAGGAAGGCGATACGATGAACCTCGATATCGACCCGACCACGCACCCGGCCTGGACCGGCGGCCAGCAGACCCTGCTCGACCGCGGCGGCCGCCTGTCGAAGTTCAAGAAGCGCTTCGAAGGTTTCGGCCTTTAA
- a CDS encoding ABC transporter transmembrane domain-containing protein encodes MANISGEEDGRRRSLGPLRRLYPYIFRYRKMVIGAIISLVVAAATTLALPMAVRRMIDHGFSASDSKFIAEYFAMLVVMAALLAAASASRYYFVITLGERVVADIRRDVFAHVTTLSPAFFDTAQSGEIVSRLAADTTQVKSAVGATASVALRNVILGLGAVAMMVFTSPKLSGLVIAAIPLIVLPLVAFGRSVRRKSRQAQDTLANATAYASEQIGAVRTLQAFTNETLVTGRFSAAVEAAFEAARGSVFARAFLTFFAIFMIFSSVVAVLWFGSRDVLSGTMSAGTLGQFLLYSVFAAGALGALSEVWGELAQAAGAAERLTEILAEKPAIQPPADPRPLPAKAKGAISFDDVSFSYPARPDRAAVHGLSFQVKPGETVAIVGPSGAGKSTVFSLILRFYDPETGRIVIDGIDLREADPVAIRQRIAIVPQDVTIFAASARDNIGFGRPGASDVEIEAAAKAALADEFILKLDKGYESQVGERGVTLSGGQRQRVAIARAILRDAPILLLDEATSALDAESETLVQTALERLMQGRTTIVIAHRLATVLKADRILVMEGGRIVEEGTHQSLVAKGGIYARLAKLQFETGASAFKGAAE; translated from the coding sequence ATGGCGAACATCAGTGGCGAGGAAGACGGGCGCAGACGCTCGCTCGGCCCTCTGAGACGCCTTTATCCTTACATCTTCCGCTACCGCAAGATGGTCATCGGCGCGATCATATCGCTGGTCGTAGCGGCGGCAACGACGCTGGCCTTGCCAATGGCCGTGCGCCGTATGATCGACCATGGCTTTTCCGCCTCCGATTCCAAATTCATCGCTGAATATTTCGCCATGCTGGTGGTGATGGCCGCATTGCTGGCTGCGGCCTCGGCCAGCCGCTATTATTTCGTCATCACCCTCGGCGAGCGGGTGGTCGCCGACATCCGCCGCGACGTTTTCGCTCATGTTACGACGCTGTCGCCGGCCTTCTTCGACACGGCCCAGTCGGGCGAGATCGTGTCGCGTCTTGCCGCCGACACCACGCAGGTGAAATCGGCGGTCGGCGCCACCGCCTCGGTGGCGCTGCGCAACGTCATCCTCGGTCTCGGTGCGGTGGCGATGATGGTGTTCACCAGCCCGAAACTGTCCGGCCTCGTCATCGCCGCCATCCCGCTCATCGTGCTGCCACTGGTCGCTTTCGGCCGTTCGGTCAGGCGCAAGTCACGGCAGGCGCAGGATACGCTGGCCAACGCCACCGCCTATGCCAGCGAGCAGATCGGCGCGGTGCGCACGCTGCAGGCCTTCACCAACGAGACGCTGGTCACCGGCCGTTTCTCCGCAGCAGTGGAAGCCGCCTTCGAGGCGGCGCGCGGCTCGGTCTTCGCGCGCGCCTTCCTCACCTTCTTCGCCATCTTCATGATTTTTTCCTCGGTGGTGGCGGTGCTGTGGTTCGGCTCGCGCGACGTGCTCTCCGGCACGATGTCGGCAGGCACGCTCGGCCAGTTCCTGCTCTATTCGGTGTTCGCGGCCGGCGCGCTCGGCGCGCTGTCGGAAGTGTGGGGCGAGCTCGCCCAGGCGGCGGGTGCCGCCGAGCGGCTGACCGAGATCCTGGCCGAGAAGCCGGCGATCCAGCCGCCCGCCGATCCGCGGCCATTGCCGGCGAAGGCGAAAGGCGCGATCAGCTTCGACGACGTCTCCTTCTCCTATCCGGCACGGCCGGACCGTGCCGCCGTGCATGGCCTCAGCTTCCAGGTGAAGCCCGGTGAGACGGTGGCCATCGTCGGCCCTTCCGGCGCGGGCAAAAGCACTGTCTTTTCACTGATCCTGCGCTTCTACGACCCCGAGACCGGCCGCATCGTCATCGACGGCATCGATTTGCGCGAGGCCGATCCGGTGGCGATCAGGCAGCGCATCGCCATCGTGCCACAGGACGTCACCATCTTCGCCGCCAGCGCTCGCGACAATATCGGCTTCGGCCGGCCTGGCGCCAGTGATGTTGAGATCGAGGCGGCGGCGAAGGCAGCACTCGCCGACGAATTCATCCTCAAGCTGGACAAGGGCTATGAGAGCCAGGTCGGCGAGCGCGGGGTGACGCTGTCCGGCGGCCAGCGCCAGCGCGTGGCGATAGCCCGCGCCATCCTGCGCGACGCACCGATCCTGTTGCTCGACGAGGCGACCTCGGCGCTCGACGCCGAAAGCGAGACGCTGGTGCAGACGGCGCTTGAGCGCCTCATGCAGGGCCGCACCACGATCGTCATCGCCCACCGGCTGGCGACGGTGCTGAAGGCCGACCGGATTCTCGTCATGGAAGGCGGCCGCATTGTCGAGGAAGGCACGCATCAGAGCCTGGTCGCCAAGGGCGGCATCTATGCGCGGCTGGCCAAGCTGCAGTTCGAGACCGGCGCCAGCGCCTTCAAAGGCGCGGCTGAATAA